One Thunnus albacares chromosome 12, fThuAlb1.1, whole genome shotgun sequence genomic region harbors:
- the oprk1 gene encoding kappa-type opioid receptor, protein MESGVVHIYKDDRCPTGQPEECVPNFTWQPGLSDIFNYTPNGTWDAEPEPMSPIIPIIVAVYSVVFVVGLVGNCLVMYVIIRYTKMKTATNIYIFNLAVADALVTTTMPFQSTDYLLSSWPFGEVACKVFISIDYYNMFTSIFTLTMMSVDRYVAVCHPVKALDFRTPVKAKIINVIIWVLSSAAGIPAMILGSTKTNNGTTECALQFPEPYSYWDTLMKICVFIFAFVAPVIIITVCYTLMVMRLKSVRLLSGSREKDRNLRRITRLVLVVVAVFVVCWTPIHIFILVKALSANVPETTPVMAAYFFCVALGYTNSSLNPILYAFLDENFKRCFRDFCCPGAQGHGDCQGVSRVRSTLRDHSCPTEARGGMRQARPV, encoded by the exons ATGGAGAGCGGCGTGGTGCACATCTATAAAGATGACAGATGTCCCACGGGGCAGCCTGAGGAGTGCGTCCCAAACTTCACCTGGCAACCCGGCTTATCGGACATCTTCAACTACACACCCAACGGCACCTGGGATGCTGAGCCCGAGCCCATGTCGCCCATCATCCCCATTATAGTCGCGGTGTACTCCGTGGTGTTTGTGGTGGGCTTGGTAGGCAATTGTTTGGTGATGTATGTCATCATTAG ATAcaccaaaatgaaaacagccaCCAACATCTACATTTTCAACCTGGCTGTGGCTGATGCTCTGGTCACCACCACCATGCCCTTCCAGAGCACCGACTACCTGCTCAGCTCCTGGCCGTTTGGTGAAGTGGCGTGCAAAGTCTTCATCTCCATCGATTACTACAACATGTTCACCAGCATCTTCACTTTGACCATGATGAGCGTTGATCGCTACGTGGCTGTGTGCCACCCTGTCAAGGCCCTGGATTTCCGCACACCCGTCAAGGCCAAGATCATTAATGTGATTATCTGGGTGTTGTCGTCTGCTGCCGGGATACCAGCAATGATACTTGGCAGCACCAAAACCAATAACG GGACTACAGAATGTGCCCTACAGTTCCCTGAACCCTACTCCTACTGGGATACCCTGATGAAGATCTGTGTCTTCATCTTTGCCTTTGTGGCGcccgtcatcatcatcactgtctgcTACACACTGATGGTCATGCGGCTGAAGAGTGTGCGTCTGCTGTCGGGCTCACGCGAGAAGGACCGCAACCTGCGTCGGATCACGCGCttggtgctggtggtggtcGCCGTCTTCGTGGTGTGCTGGACGCCGATCCACATCTTCATCCTGGTCAAGGCTCTGTCAGCCAATGTGCCCGAGACCACTCCCGTCATGGCCGCCTACTTCTTCTGTGTGGCGCTAGGCTACACCAACAGCAGCCTCAACCCTATCCTCTACGCCTTTCTTGATGAGAACTTCAAGAGGTGCTTCAGAGACTTTTGCTGTCCTGGTGCACAGGGACACGGGGACTGCCAGGGTGTGAGTCGGGTGAGGAGCACCCTACGGGATCACTCGTGTCCCACAGAAGCCAGGGGAGGTATGAGGCAAGCCAGGCCCGTATGA